The Brassica napus cultivar Da-Ae unplaced genomic scaffold, Da-Ae ScsIHWf_2628;HRSCAF=3378, whole genome shotgun sequence genome has a window encoding:
- the LOC125601658 gene encoding photosystem I assembly protein Ycf3: MPRSRINGNFIDKTFTIVADILLRVIPTTSGEKEAFTYYRDGMSAQSEGNYAEALQNYYEAMRLEIDPYDRSYILYNIGLIHTSNGEHTKALEYYFRALERNPFLPQAFNNMAVICHYRGEQAIQQGDSEMAEAWFAQAAEYWKQAITLTPGNYIEAQNWLTITRRFE; encoded by the exons ATGCCAAGATCGCGTATAaatggaaattttattgataaaacctTTACAATTGTAGCCGATATCTTATTACGAGTCATTCCGACAACTTCCGGAGAAAAAGAGGCATTTACTTATTACAGAGATG GGATGTCGGCTCAATCTGAAGGAAATTATGCGGAAGCATTACAGAATTATTATGAAGCTATGCGACTAGAAATTGACCCCTATGATCGAAGTTATATACTCTATAATATAGGCCTTATCCACACAAGTAATGGGGAACATACCAAAgctttagaatattattttcgGGCATTAGAACGAAACCCCTTTTTACCACAAGCTTTTAATAATATGGCTGTGATCTGTCATT ACCGTGGAGAACAGGCCATTCAACAAGGAGATTCTGAAATGGCGGAGGCTTGGTTTGCTCAAGCCGCCGAGTATTGGAAACAGGCTATAACGCTTACTCCTGGTAATTATATTGAAGCACAGAATTGGTTGACGATCACGAGGCGCTTC
- the LOC125601656 gene encoding NAD(P)H-quinone oxidoreductase subunit K, chloroplastic: MNSIKFPVLDRTTKNSVISTTLNDLSNWSRLSSLWPLLYGTSCCFIEFASLIGSRFDFDRYGLVPRSSPRQADLILTAGTVTMKMAPSLVRLYEQMPEPKYVIAMGACTITGGMFSTDSYSTVRGVDKLIPVDVYLPGCPPKPEAVIDAITKLRKKIAREIYKDRIRPQRGNRCFTTNHKFFVVRSTQTGNYDQELLYPPSSTSEISTETFFKYKSPVSSHELVN, from the coding sequence ATGAATTCCATTAAGTTTCCCGTACTTGATCGAACAACAAAAAACTCAGTTATTTCAACTACGTTAAATGATCTTTCAAATTGGTCAAGACTTTCCAGCCTATGGCCGCTTCTTTATGGTACCAGTTGTTGTTTTATTGAATTTGCCTCATTAATAGGCTCCCGATTTGACTTTGATCGTTATGGGCTAGTACCAAGATCAAGTCCTAGACAGGCGGACCTTATTTTAACAGCAGGTACAGTAACAATGAAAATGGCTCCTTCTTTAGTGAGATTATATGAACAAATGCCTGAACCAAAGTATGTTATTGCTATGGGAGCGTGTACAATTACAGGGGGGATGTTCAGTACCGATTCTTATAGTACTGTTCGAGGGGTTGATAAGCTAATTCCTGTAGATGTCTATTTGCCGGGTTGTCCACCTAAACCAGAGGCTGTTATAGACGCTATAACAAAGCTTCGTAAGAAAATAGCTAGAGAAATCTATAAGGATCGAATTAGACCTCAACGGGGTAATCGGTGTTTTACTACCAATCACAAGTTTTTTGTTGTACGCAGTACACAGACTGGAAATTATGATCAAGAATTACTCTATCCACCATCATCTACTTCAGAGATCTCTactgaaacattttttaaatacaaaagccCAGTATCTTCCCACGAATTAGTGAATTAG
- the LOC125601657 gene encoding ATP synthase subunit beta, chloroplastic-like, with amino-acid sequence MRINPTTSDPAVSIREKNNLGRIAQIIGPVLDVAFPPGKMPNIYNALVVKGRDTLGQEINVTCEVQQLLGNNRVRAVAMSATEGLKRGMDVVDMGNPLSVPVGGATLGRIFNVLGEPVDNLGPVDTLTTSPIHKSAPAFIDLDTTLSIFETGIKVVDLLAPYRRGGKIGLFGGAGVGKTVLIMELINNIAKAHGGVSVFGGVGERTREGNDLYMEMKESGVINELNLADSKVALVYGQMNEPPGARMRVGLTALTMAEYFRDVNEQDVLLFIDNIFRFVQAGSEVSALLGRMPSAVGYQPTLSTEMGSLQERITSTKKGSITSIQAVYVPADDLTDPAPATTFAHLDATTVLSRGLAAKGIYPAVDPLDSTSTMLQPRIVGEEHYETAQQVKQTLQRYKELQDIIAILGLDELSEEDRLTVARARKIERFLSQPFFVAEVFTGSPGKYVGLAETIRGFNLILSGEFDSLPEQAFYLVGNIDEATAKATNLEMEKVKEIILSTNSGQIGVLPNHAPIATAVDIGILKIRLNNQWLTMALMGGFARIGNNEITILVNDAEKNSDIDPQEAQQTLEIAEANLRKAEGKRQTIEANLALRRARTRVEALNTI; translated from the exons atgagaaTAAATCCTACTACTTCGGATCCAGCGGTTTCAATACGTGAAAAAAACAACCTGGGACGTATTGCCCAAATCATTGGTCCGGTACTGGATGTAGCCTTTCCCCCGGGCAAGATGCCTAATATTTACAATGCTCTGGTGGTTAAGGGTCGAGATACGCTTGGTCAAGAAATTAATGTGACTTGTGAAGTACAGCAATTATTAGGAAACAACCGAGTTAGAGCTGTAGCTATGAGCGCGACCGAGGGTTTAAAGAGAGGGATGGACGTGGTTGATATGGGAAATCCTCTAAGTGTTCCAGTCGGCGGAGCGACTCTAGGACGAATTTTCAATGTACTTGGGGAACCTGTTGATAATTTAGGTCCTGTCGATACTCTCACAACATCTCCTATCCATAAATCCGCGCCTGCTTTTATAGACTTAGATACAACCTTATCTATTTTTGAAACAGGAATTAAAGTAGTAGATCTTTTGGCCCCTTATCGTCGTGGGGGAAAAATCGGACTATTCGGTGGGGCTGGCGTGGGTAAAACAGTACTAATTATGGAATTGATCAACAACATTGCCAAAGCTCATGGTGGTGTATCCGTATTTGGTGGAGTAGGCGAACGAACTCGTGAAGGAAATGATCTTTACATGGAAATGAAAGAATCTGGAGTCATTAATGAACTAAACCTTGCGGACTCCAAAGTAGCCCTAGTCTACGGTCAGATGAATGAACCGCCGGGAGCTCGTATGAGAGTTGGTCTGACTGCCTTAACTATGGCAGAATATTTCCGAGATGTTAATGAGCAAGACGTACTTCTATTTATCGACAATATCTTCCGTTTTGTACAAGCAGGATCCGAGGTATCCGCTTTATTGGGTAGAATGCCTTCTGCTGTGGGTTACCAACCCACCCTTAGTACCGAAATGGGTTCTTTACAAGAAAGAATTACTTCTACGAAAAAAGGGTCCATAACCTCTATTCAAGCAGTTTATGTACCTGCAGACGATTTGACTGACCCTGCTCCTGCCACCACATTTGCACATTTAGATGCGACTACCGTACTATCAAGAGGATTAGCTGCTAAAGGTATCTATCCAGCGGTAGATCCTTTAGATTCAACGTCAACTATGCTACAACCTCGAATCGTTGGCGAGGAACATTATGAAACTGCGCAACaagtaaagcaaactttacaacGTTACAAGGAGCTTCAGGACATTATAGCTATCCTGGGGTTGGACGAATTATCCGAAGAGGATCGCTTAACCGTCGCAAGAGCACGAAAGATTGAGCGTTTCTTATCACAACCTTTTTTCGTAGCAGAAGTATTTACAGGTTCTCCGGGAAAATATGTTGGGCTAGCGGAAACAATTAGAGGGTTTAATTTGATCCTTTCCGGAGAATTTGATTCTCTTCCTGAACAGGCCTTTTACTTAGTGGGTAACATCGATGAAGCTACTGCGAAGGCTACGAACTTAGAAATGGAGA AAGTAAAAGAAATCATTTTATCTACTAATAGTGGACAAATTGGCGTATTACCAAATCACGCGCCGATTGCCACAGCTGTTGATATAGGTATTTTGAAAATACGCCTTAATAACCAATGGTTAACAATGGCTCTGATGGGCGGTTTTGCTAGAATAGGCAATAATGAAATTACTATTTTAGTAAATGATGCAGAGAAGAATAGTGACATTGATCCACAAGAAGCTCAGCAAACTCTTGAAATAGCAGAGGCGAACTTGAGAAAAGCTGAAGGCAAGAGACAAACAATTGAGGCTAATCTAGCTCTCAGACGAGCTCGGACACGCGTCGAGGCTCTCAATACGATTTGA
- the LOC125601659 gene encoding ATP synthase subunit beta, chloroplastic-like, with the protein MPNIYNALVVKGRDTLGQEINVTCEVQQLLGNNRVRAVAMSATEGLKRGMDVVDMGNPLSVPVGGATLGRIFNVLGEPVDNLGPVDTLTTSPIHKSAPAFIDLDTTLSIFETGIKVVDLLAPYRRGGKIGLFGGAGVGKTVLIMELINNIAKAHGGVSVFGGVGERTREGNDLYMEMKESGVINELNLADSKVALVYGQMNEPPGARMRVGLTALTMAEYFRDVNEQDVLLFIDNIFRFVQAGSEVSALLGRMPSAVGYQPTLSTEMGSLQERITSTKKGSITSIQAVYVPADDLTDPAPATTFAHLDATTVLSRGLAAKGIYPAVDPLDSTSTMLQPRIVGEEHYETAQQVKQTLQRYKELQDIIAILGLDELSEEDRLTVARARKIERFLSQPFFVAEVFTGSPGKYVGLAETIRGFNLILSGEFDSLPEQAFYLVGNIDEATAKATNLEMESKLKK; encoded by the coding sequence ATGCCTAATATTTACAATGCTCTGGTGGTTAAGGGTCGAGATACGCTTGGTCAAGAAATTAATGTGACTTGTGAAGTACAGCAATTATTAGGAAACAACCGAGTTAGAGCTGTAGCTATGAGCGCGACCGAGGGTTTAAAGAGAGGGATGGACGTGGTTGATATGGGAAATCCTCTAAGTGTTCCAGTCGGCGGAGCGACTCTAGGACGAATTTTCAATGTACTTGGGGAACCTGTTGATAATTTAGGTCCTGTCGATACTCTCACAACATCTCCTATCCATAAATCCGCGCCTGCTTTTATAGACTTAGATACAACCTTATCTATTTTTGAAACAGGAATTAAAGTAGTAGATCTTTTGGCCCCTTATCGTCGTGGGGGAAAAATCGGACTATTCGGTGGGGCTGGCGTGGGTAAAACAGTACTAATTATGGAATTGATCAACAACATTGCCAAAGCTCATGGTGGTGTATCCGTATTTGGTGGAGTAGGCGAACGAACTCGTGAAGGAAATGATCTTTACATGGAAATGAAAGAATCTGGAGTCATTAATGAACTAAACCTTGCGGACTCCAAAGTAGCCCTAGTCTACGGTCAGATGAATGAACCGCCGGGAGCTCGTATGAGAGTTGGTCTGACTGCCTTAACTATGGCAGAATATTTCCGAGATGTTAATGAGCAAGACGTACTTCTATTTATCGACAATATCTTCCGTTTTGTACAAGCAGGATCCGAGGTATCCGCTTTATTGGGTAGAATGCCTTCTGCTGTGGGTTACCAACCCACCCTTAGTACCGAAATGGGTTCTTTACAAGAAAGAATTACTTCTACGAAAAAAGGGTCCATAACCTCTATTCAAGCAGTTTATGTACCTGCAGACGATTTGACTGACCCTGCTCCTGCCACCACATTTGCACATTTAGATGCGACTACCGTACTATCAAGAGGATTAGCTGCTAAAGGTATCTATCCAGCGGTAGATCCTTTAGATTCAACGTCAACTATGCTACAACCTCGAATCGTTGGCGAGGAACATTATGAAACTGCGCAACaagtaaagcaaactttacaacGTTACAAGGAGCTTCAGGACATTATAGCTATCCTGGGGTTGGACGAATTATCCGAAGAGGATCGCTTAACCGTCGCAAGAGCACGAAAGATTGAGCGTTTCTTATCACAACCTTTTTTCGTAGCAGAAGTATTTACAGGTTCTCCGGGAAAATATGTTGGGCTAGCGGAAACAATTAGAGGGTTTAATTTGATCCTTTCCGGAGAATTTGATTCTCTTCCTGAACAGGCCTTTTACTTAGTGGGTAACATCGATGAAGCTACTGCGAAGGCTACGAACTTAGAAATGGAGAGTAAATTGAAGAAATGA